One window of Jannaschia sp. CCS1 genomic DNA carries:
- a CDS encoding feruloyl-CoA synthase, with protein MIREDRDDGAILLRARADMGPVAERTTDWLDHWAEVTPEAVFLAERDGPGWREVSYAAARDEARAIAVGLTDMDLGPGRPVMVVTGNSVAHGLLALACQYAGAPVVPVAEQYAALPAARGQLDHIATLIQPAAVFAETPMEEVFTRDSLAAARPLTGQSLDALARVGGRLEARIGPDTVAKILMTSGSTSAPKGVLTTHRMMCVNQAQIAACLPFLRDRPPVLVDWLPWNHVFGGSHNFNLVLANGGSLYIDGGKPVPALVGQTIENNRLKQGTISFNVPVGFAALRDAMLGDRDFARAFFQDLDMLFYAGASLPQDVWTDLDRMAREVRDDLPLFTSSWGLTETAPAALLQHEPTDRSGVVGVPLPGVDVKLVPAETRYEVRVRGPSVFKGYHGNAAKTDEAFDEDGYFRTGDAMAFVDPSDMNQGLRFDGRISEDFKLMSGTWVRAAALRLHLLDGLKGIAQDVVLVGEERADVGVLIVPTADMRESARDDGAALLANDPTPIIEVLSAMKGGSAARVTRALILSQPPSIADGEITAKGNLNFARIRAGRADLIARLYDPSDPASITLGEL; from the coding sequence GTGATCCGCGAGGATCGGGACGACGGGGCGATCCTGCTGCGCGCGCGGGCCGATATGGGGCCCGTGGCCGAGCGGACGACCGATTGGTTGGACCATTGGGCAGAGGTGACGCCGGAGGCCGTGTTTCTGGCGGAGCGTGACGGGCCGGGTTGGCGAGAGGTCAGCTACGCGGCGGCGCGGGACGAGGCGCGCGCGATTGCGGTTGGGCTGACGGATATGGATCTGGGTCCGGGGCGGCCGGTGATGGTCGTGACGGGGAATTCTGTTGCCCATGGCCTCCTGGCCCTAGCGTGCCAATATGCAGGCGCGCCGGTGGTGCCGGTGGCCGAGCAATATGCGGCGCTACCTGCGGCGCGCGGCCAGCTTGACCATATCGCAACGCTCATCCAGCCTGCGGCTGTCTTCGCGGAGACCCCGATGGAGGAGGTGTTCACGCGGGATAGCCTGGCGGCGGCCCGGCCCCTGACGGGGCAATCACTGGATGCGCTGGCGCGTGTGGGGGGGCGGCTTGAAGCGCGTATCGGCCCCGACACGGTGGCGAAGATCCTGATGACGTCGGGCAGCACATCGGCCCCCAAGGGCGTGCTGACGACGCATCGGATGATGTGCGTGAATCAAGCCCAGATCGCGGCGTGCTTGCCATTCCTGCGCGACCGCCCGCCGGTTCTGGTCGATTGGCTGCCGTGGAACCACGTCTTTGGCGGATCCCATAATTTCAACCTTGTGCTTGCCAATGGAGGGTCGCTTTACATCGACGGTGGCAAGCCTGTGCCTGCGTTGGTGGGGCAGACGATTGAGAACAATCGCCTTAAACAAGGGACCATCAGCTTCAATGTGCCTGTGGGGTTTGCCGCGCTGCGGGACGCGATGTTGGGCGACCGGGATTTTGCGCGCGCGTTCTTTCAGGATCTGGACATGCTGTTTTATGCGGGCGCGTCGTTGCCGCAAGACGTCTGGACGGATCTGGACCGCATGGCCCGTGAGGTGCGGGACGATCTGCCGCTGTTCACCTCGTCCTGGGGGCTGACGGAGACGGCACCTGCGGCGCTGCTCCAGCATGAGCCGACAGACCGCTCGGGCGTGGTCGGGGTGCCCCTGCCGGGCGTCGACGTGAAGCTGGTGCCCGCCGAGACGCGCTATGAGGTCCGCGTGCGGGGGCCGTCCGTGTTCAAGGGCTACCACGGGAACGCGGCAAAGACAGACGAGGCGTTCGACGAGGACGGCTATTTCCGCACCGGCGACGCGATGGCCTTTGTCGATCCATCAGACATGAACCAGGGTCTTCGGTTTGACGGGCGCATCAGCGAGGATTTCAAGCTGATGTCCGGCACCTGGGTGCGGGCCGCAGCGCTTCGGCTGCACTTGCTTGATGGGTTGAAGGGCATCGCCCAGGACGTGGTTCTGGTGGGTGAAGAGCGCGCGGATGTGGGAGTGCTGATCGTGCCCACGGCAGACATGAGAGAGAGCGCCCGGGACGACGGCGCAGCACTTTTGGCCAACGATCCGACCCCGATCATAGAGGTCCTGTCCGCCATGAAAGGTGGCAGCGCCGCGCGGGTCACACGGGCGCTGATCCTGTCGCAGCCGCCATCCATTGCCGATGGAGAGATCACCGCCAAAGGCAACCTCAATTTCGCCCGGATCCGGGCCGGGCGCGCGGATCTGATCGCGCGGCTCTATGATCCCTCGGACCCCGCCTCGATCACTTTGGGAGAGCTGTGA
- a CDS encoding thiolase family protein, whose translation MAYIPYGAYWSTPFARWQGSLAHLNSVQFAAHVGRGELTRMGLLADSFDFAAFGQTVIQKGSFFGGPWFTAMLGAEGLAAPMVSQACATGARLVATAVGEIAQGATQALIVSGDRTSNGPHVYFPAPGGPGGTGVAEDVVMDNFGHDPWACNAMIQTGENVAARDGISTEEQHDLVACRRAQYDDALADGRAFQRRYMRVLDVPDARFRKTVAVLEGDEGVEPLDAEKLTRLKPVVPGGTITFAGQTHPADGNAGMVVVADRAQALEIGDGPVVEVLAVGQAREEKGFMPAAPIKATRVALGRADLGIEDVDAIKSHNPFAVNDIAFARAFDLDWRGMNNFGSSLIWGHPQGPTGLRGMIELVEELALRGGGVGLFQGCAAGDSAMAVVLKVG comes from the coding sequence ATGGCCTACATACCTTACGGGGCCTATTGGTCGACGCCCTTTGCCCGCTGGCAGGGGAGCCTGGCGCATCTGAACTCGGTGCAGTTCGCCGCTCATGTGGGGCGGGGAGAGCTGACGCGCATGGGACTGCTTGCCGACAGTTTCGATTTTGCCGCCTTCGGGCAGACGGTGATCCAGAAGGGCAGCTTCTTCGGGGGGCCGTGGTTCACGGCGATGCTGGGGGCAGAGGGTCTGGCTGCGCCGATGGTCAGCCAGGCCTGTGCCACGGGCGCGCGGTTGGTCGCAACGGCGGTGGGTGAGATCGCGCAGGGGGCGACGCAGGCGCTGATCGTGTCGGGGGATCGCACGTCCAACGGCCCCCATGTCTACTTTCCGGCGCCCGGCGGCCCTGGGGGAACCGGGGTTGCCGAGGATGTGGTGATGGACAATTTCGGGCACGATCCCTGGGCGTGCAACGCGATGATCCAGACCGGCGAAAACGTGGCTGCGCGCGACGGGATTTCGACCGAGGAGCAACACGATCTGGTCGCCTGCAGGCGGGCGCAATACGATGATGCGCTGGCGGATGGGCGTGCGTTTCAGCGCCGTTACATGCGGGTGCTGGACGTGCCCGATGCCCGGTTTCGCAAGACAGTGGCCGTGTTGGAGGGCGATGAGGGTGTTGAGCCGCTGGATGCGGAGAAACTGACACGGTTGAAGCCGGTGGTTCCCGGGGGGACGATCACGTTTGCCGGACAAACGCATCCCGCGGACGGGAATGCTGGAATGGTTGTGGTGGCCGACCGTGCGCAGGCCTTGGAGATTGGGGATGGGCCCGTGGTAGAGGTTCTGGCCGTCGGTCAGGCGCGGGAGGAGAAGGGGTTCATGCCCGCCGCGCCGATCAAGGCGACGCGGGTTGCGCTGGGCCGCGCGGACCTCGGGATCGAAGATGTGGATGCCATCAAGTCGCACAACCCGTTTGCGGTCAACGACATCGCCTTCGCGCGAGCGTTTGATCTGGATTGGCGCGGAATGAACAACTTTGGAAGCTCGTTGATCTGGGGGCATCCGCAGGGGCCAACGGGTCTGCGGGGGATGATCGAACTTGTAGAAGAATTAGCCCTGCGCGGAGGCGGGGTGGGCCTGTTCCAGGGCTGTGCTGCCGGGGACTCGGCCATGGCCGTCGTGTTGAAAGTTGGCTAG
- a CDS encoding benzoate-CoA ligase family protein, producing the protein MANAATFFVDRHMAEGRADKPAFVEADGKERVLTYGQLHVESGRFAGALGRHGVRREERIAMIVRDQIEWPVVFWGAMKAGAIPVPLNTLLSSDVYETILTDSRASILVVSEEMWEVVEPATRDNAFLRAILVIGDAPEMTESYRDFTDGAPEVETVAANDDELAFWLYSSGSTGQPKGVRHVHGALKATCETFGDQVLGIREDDVVYSVAKMFFAYGLGNAVSFPQSVGATTVLFGGRPTPPVVFDILAKHRPSILCAVPTLFAALVQAADGAPKHGLRLCTSAGEALPRDVGEGWDRLTGVEIVDGVGSTEMLHIFLSNAPGDCVYGTSGTAVPGYELRLVNEHDEELADGEVGELLVRGPSSADGYWNRRAKSQATFEGMWTRTGDKYERKDGRYIYCGRTDDMFKVSGIWVSPFEVESALVDHASVLEAAVVARADEAGLDKPAAFVVLTEGAEVPEAEALKAFVKDKIGMWKYPRWVEIVEDLPKTATGKIQRFKLRA; encoded by the coding sequence ATGGCAAATGCAGCGACGTTTTTCGTAGATCGCCACATGGCTGAAGGCAGGGCGGACAAGCCCGCATTCGTTGAGGCTGATGGCAAGGAGCGGGTGCTGACATACGGGCAGCTCCACGTCGAATCCGGGCGTTTTGCCGGCGCTCTGGGGCGGCACGGCGTGCGGCGGGAAGAGCGGATCGCGATGATTGTGCGCGATCAGATCGAATGGCCAGTGGTGTTCTGGGGCGCGATGAAGGCGGGCGCGATCCCGGTGCCGCTGAACACGCTGCTCAGCTCCGACGTCTATGAGACGATCCTGACGGACAGCCGGGCGTCGATCCTCGTCGTGTCGGAGGAAATGTGGGAGGTGGTGGAACCCGCCACCCGCGACAACGCCTTCCTGCGCGCGATTCTGGTGATCGGCGATGCGCCGGAGATGACGGAGAGTTACCGGGATTTCACCGATGGCGCGCCGGAGGTGGAAACGGTCGCGGCGAATGACGATGAACTGGCGTTCTGGCTCTATTCGTCGGGGTCTACCGGGCAGCCCAAGGGGGTGCGGCATGTCCATGGGGCGTTGAAGGCGACGTGCGAGACGTTTGGCGACCAGGTCCTGGGCATCCGGGAGGACGACGTTGTTTATTCCGTTGCGAAGATGTTCTTTGCATACGGCTTGGGCAACGCGGTGTCGTTCCCGCAATCGGTCGGGGCCACGACGGTGCTGTTTGGCGGGCGACCCACGCCGCCTGTGGTCTTTGATATCCTTGCCAAGCACCGCCCCAGCATTCTGTGCGCCGTGCCGACGCTGTTTGCGGCGTTGGTGCAGGCCGCAGATGGCGCGCCGAAGCACGGGTTGCGGTTGTGCACGTCCGCCGGGGAAGCCCTGCCGAGAGACGTGGGCGAGGGGTGGGACAGGCTGACCGGAGTGGAGATCGTGGACGGTGTCGGGTCCACCGAGATGCTGCACATCTTCCTGTCCAACGCGCCGGGCGATTGCGTCTATGGCACCTCGGGGACCGCCGTGCCGGGGTATGAGCTGCGTCTGGTCAATGAGCATGACGAGGAGCTCGCGGACGGCGAGGTCGGCGAGCTTCTGGTGCGCGGGCCGTCCAGCGCGGACGGGTATTGGAACCGGCGCGCGAAGTCCCAGGCGACATTCGAGGGGATGTGGACGCGCACCGGCGACAAGTACGAGCGCAAGGATGGGCGCTACATCTACTGTGGGCGCACGGACGACATGTTCAAGGTCTCGGGCATCTGGGTGTCGCCCTTTGAAGTGGAGAGCGCGTTGGTTGACCATGCCTCGGTTCTGGAGGCCGCCGTCGTGGCGCGCGCGGATGAGGCGGGTTTGGACAAACCAGCGGCCTTCGTGGTGCTGACAGAGGGGGCAGAGGTGCCGGAGGCGGAGGCCTTGAAGGCGTTCGTGAAGGACAAGATCGGCATGTGGAAATACCCGCGCTGGGTGGAGATTGTCGAGGATCTGCCGAAGACGGCGACGGGCAAGATCCAGCGGTTCAAGCTGCGCGCCTGA
- a CDS encoding alpha/beta fold hydrolase, giving the protein MWGAGHVTAGGKRLEYRCWGDAPEDGRCVVLLHEGLGCVALWKGFPAALHEALGLPVIAYSRAGYGGSEADDLPRPLDWMTREAEVLPEVLEALGIGAPVLIGHSDGATIAAIAAGQPLLRQGVLAVVLIAPHFFTEDMGLTQIAKANAGFEASGLRERMANYHQDADATFRGWADAWLSDGFRDWNVEAALDGICAPVLVIQGREDQYGTLAQVEAVTARCRTAQAPIVDDCKHVPHLEQPDLVLAEVVKFVHYNAN; this is encoded by the coding sequence ATGTGGGGCGCGGGCCATGTGACGGCGGGCGGCAAGCGGCTGGAATACCGCTGCTGGGGGGATGCGCCCGAGGACGGCCGTTGTGTGGTTCTGCTGCATGAAGGATTGGGATGCGTCGCCCTGTGGAAGGGATTTCCGGCCGCATTGCATGAGGCATTGGGCCTGCCCGTGATCGCCTATTCCAGGGCCGGGTACGGAGGGTCGGAGGCGGACGATTTACCGAGACCGCTGGATTGGATGACGCGGGAGGCGGAGGTTTTGCCCGAGGTGCTGGAGGCCTTGGGCATAGGCGCGCCGGTGCTGATCGGGCATTCCGACGGGGCGACCATTGCCGCGATCGCGGCGGGGCAGCCGCTCCTCCGCCAAGGCGTCCTCGCTGTTGTCTTGATCGCACCGCATTTCTTTACCGAAGACATGGGGCTCACGCAGATCGCAAAGGCAAATGCTGGATTTGAGGCGTCAGGCCTGAGGGAGCGGATGGCGAACTACCACCAAGACGCGGATGCGACGTTCCGCGGATGGGCCGATGCGTGGCTGTCGGACGGGTTTCGGGACTGGAATGTTGAAGCGGCACTGGACGGGATCTGCGCGCCGGTTCTGGTGATCCAGGGGCGCGAGGATCAATATGGCACGCTCGCGCAGGTGGAGGCCGTCACGGCCCGGTGCCGGACTGCGCAGGCGCCGATCGTCGACGATTGCAAGCATGTGCCGCATCTGGAGCAGCCGGATCTCGTCCTCGCCGAAGTCGTCAAATTTGTGCATTATAATGCTAATTAG
- the boxC gene encoding 2,3-epoxybenzoyl-CoA dihydrolase, giving the protein MGKVIDFRTDPSKYRHWSVTYDGPVATLTMDVDEDGGLFDGYQLKLNSYDLGVDIELNDIVQRMRFEHPEVRVVVMQSGKDKVFCAGANIRMLGGAEHSHKVNFCKFTNETRNAYEAAEEESGQTYVAAIKGACAGGGYELALACNHIMLVDDATSSVSLPEVPLLAVLPGTGGLTRVTDKRRVRRDLADVFCATEEGVKGKRAVDWRLVDEVVPNSKFDAVVAERAAEFAAKDPRDVTGITLGPLERTIAEDGSVAYTHVEVAVDRAARTAVITLKGPEEAAPADMQALQAQGDQAYMLKLAREFEDAILHLRLNEMDCGLWTLRTQGDAELLAAHEAVLREDHWLATEIRTYWKRTLKRLDVTSRSLVTLVEHGSCFAGVLAELIWAADRSYMMEDEFEGDNRPMATITLTEDNFGTYPMGNGLTRLQTRFLADPEAVEAMRDQIGEALEAEDADRHGLVTMIMDDIDWEDEIRIILEERASFSPDAMTGMEANLRFAGPETMETRIFGRLTAWQNWIFNRPNAVGENGALQRYGSGIRGEYDMERV; this is encoded by the coding sequence ATGGGTAAGGTCATCGATTTTCGGACCGATCCGTCAAAATATCGGCATTGGAGCGTCACCTACGACGGGCCGGTCGCCACTTTGACGATGGATGTGGACGAAGATGGCGGGCTCTTTGATGGCTATCAACTGAAGCTGAACTCCTACGATCTGGGCGTGGATATTGAGCTGAACGACATCGTGCAGCGGATGCGGTTTGAACACCCGGAGGTGCGGGTGGTCGTGATGCAATCGGGCAAGGACAAGGTCTTCTGCGCGGGCGCCAATATCCGGATGCTTGGTGGCGCGGAGCATTCCCACAAGGTCAATTTCTGCAAGTTCACCAACGAGACCCGCAATGCCTATGAGGCTGCGGAAGAGGAAAGCGGCCAGACATATGTGGCGGCGATAAAGGGGGCCTGTGCGGGCGGCGGGTATGAATTGGCGCTGGCGTGCAACCACATCATGTTGGTGGATGATGCGACATCCTCCGTTTCCCTGCCGGAGGTGCCGCTGCTGGCGGTCTTGCCGGGCACGGGAGGGCTGACGCGCGTGACCGACAAGCGCCGCGTGCGCCGCGACCTGGCCGATGTGTTCTGCGCCACGGAAGAGGGCGTGAAAGGCAAACGTGCCGTCGACTGGCGGCTGGTGGATGAGGTCGTGCCGAACTCCAAATTCGACGCGGTCGTGGCGGAGCGGGCGGCGGAATTTGCGGCTAAGGACCCGCGTGACGTGACCGGTATTACGTTGGGGCCGTTGGAGCGGACCATCGCAGAGGACGGATCAGTCGCCTATACCCACGTGGAAGTGGCCGTGGATCGCGCGGCGCGGACGGCGGTGATCACGTTGAAGGGGCCGGAAGAGGCCGCGCCCGCCGACATGCAAGCGCTTCAGGCGCAAGGTGATCAGGCCTACATGCTGAAGCTGGCACGTGAGTTCGAGGACGCGATCCTGCACCTGCGCCTGAATGAGATGGACTGCGGGTTGTGGACCCTGCGCACGCAAGGCGACGCGGAGCTGCTGGCTGCCCACGAGGCGGTCTTGCGTGAGGATCATTGGCTGGCGACGGAGATCCGCACCTATTGGAAACGGACCCTGAAGCGGTTGGATGTGACGTCCCGCAGCCTCGTGACATTGGTGGAACATGGCAGCTGTTTCGCGGGTGTGCTGGCCGAGCTGATCTGGGCCGCGGATCGCAGTTACATGATGGAAGATGAATTTGAGGGCGACAATCGCCCGATGGCCACGATCACCCTGACCGAAGACAATTTCGGCACCTATCCGATGGGCAACGGCCTGACCCGGCTTCAAACGCGCTTTCTGGCGGACCCGGAGGCGGTTGAGGCGATGCGAGACCAAATCGGCGAGGCGCTGGAGGCAGAAGATGCGGACAGGCATGGCCTTGTGACGATGATCATGGATGACATCGATTGGGAGGATGAGATCCGGATCATTCTGGAGGAACGCGCGTCGTTCAGCCCCGATGCGATGACGGGGATGGAAGCGAACCTGCGATTTGCGGGGCCCGAGACGATGGAAACGCGGATCTTCGGGCGGCTGACGGCCTGGCAGAACTGGATCTTCAACCGACCCAATGCGGTCGGCGAAAATGGGGCGCTGCAACGCTATGGCAGCGGCATTCGCGGCGAGTATGACATGGAGCGGGTGTAA
- the boxB gene encoding benzoyl-CoA 2,3-epoxidase subunit BoxB codes for MSALDVEYDTQIPNNVGLGQDRKVLKALEKWHPGYLDWWNRLIPQNFQESMVYLRTAVSVDPKGWAKFDYVKMPEYRWGVLLAPEVEGRTIPCGEHAGQPAWQEVPGEYRNMLKRLIVIQGDTEPGSVEQQRFLGLTAPSLYDMRNLFQVNVEEGRHLWAMVYLLQKYFGKDGREEADDMLRRSSGSDEAPRMLGAFNEETPDWLSFFMFTYFTDRDGKMQLESLAQSGFDPLSRTCRFMLTEEAHHMFVGETGVGRIVQRTCEAMVEAGISDPYDIGRVRDLGVIDLPTIQKKLNMHYSLSLDLFGQEVSTNAANAFNAGVKGRYMEQRIDDDHKLTDATYTVKLIEDGKILDKEVPALTAINMRLRDDYIRDASGGLRRWNKMIQRTGIEFALKLPDQAFHRQIGVFSAIKADPEGNLISQADWDAKAHDWLPTTDDAAFITSLMMPCFEPGKFASWIAPPKVGIDNKPGDFEYVKLHMA; via the coding sequence ATGAGTGCACTTGACGTTGAATACGACACGCAGATCCCCAACAATGTGGGGCTTGGGCAAGACCGCAAGGTTCTGAAGGCGCTGGAAAAATGGCACCCAGGTTATCTCGATTGGTGGAACCGTCTGATCCCGCAGAATTTTCAGGAATCGATGGTTTACCTGCGCACGGCCGTGTCCGTTGATCCGAAGGGGTGGGCCAAGTTCGACTACGTGAAGATGCCCGAATACCGGTGGGGTGTTCTGCTCGCCCCCGAGGTTGAGGGCCGCACGATCCCCTGTGGCGAACACGCGGGCCAACCCGCCTGGCAGGAGGTGCCGGGTGAATATCGCAACATGCTCAAGCGCCTCATCGTGATCCAGGGCGACACGGAGCCGGGCAGCGTGGAGCAGCAGCGGTTCCTGGGCCTCACCGCGCCGTCGCTTTACGACATGCGCAACCTGTTTCAGGTCAACGTCGAAGAAGGCCGTCACCTTTGGGCGATGGTCTACCTACTGCAAAAATACTTCGGCAAGGATGGCCGGGAAGAGGCGGACGATATGCTGCGCCGCTCTTCGGGCAGCGATGAGGCGCCCCGGATGCTGGGTGCGTTCAATGAGGAAACGCCCGACTGGCTGTCCTTCTTCATGTTCACCTATTTCACCGACCGCGACGGCAAGATGCAGCTGGAAAGCTTGGCGCAATCCGGTTTCGACCCGCTTAGCCGCACCTGCCGCTTCATGCTGACCGAGGAGGCGCACCACATGTTCGTGGGCGAAACCGGCGTGGGCCGGATCGTGCAGCGCACCTGTGAGGCGATGGTGGAGGCGGGCATAAGCGACCCCTATGACATCGGGCGCGTTCGCGACCTTGGCGTGATCGACCTGCCGACGATCCAGAAAAAGCTGAACATGCACTATTCGCTGTCGCTGGATCTGTTTGGGCAAGAGGTCTCCACCAACGCGGCCAACGCGTTCAATGCGGGTGTGAAGGGCCGATATATGGAGCAGCGGATCGACGATGATCACAAGCTGACCGATGCGACCTATACGGTGAAGCTGATCGAAGATGGCAAGATCCTGGATAAGGAGGTGCCTGCCCTGACAGCGATCAACATGCGCCTGCGTGATGATTATATTCGCGACGCAAGCGGGGGTCTGCGGCGGTGGAACAAGATGATCCAGCGCACCGGTATCGAGTTTGCGCTGAAACTGCCGGATCAGGCGTTTCACCGTCAGATCGGCGTCTTCTCGGCGATCAAAGCGGACCCGGAGGGCAACCTGATCAGCCAGGCCGATTGGGATGCGAAAGCCCATGACTGGCTGCCGACGACGGACGACGCGGCGTTCATCACATCGCTGATGATGCCGTGCTTCGAGCCCGGAAAATTCGCCAGCTGGATCGCCCCACCCAAGGTCGGCATCGACAACAAGCCCGGCGATTTTGAGTACGTCAAACTGCACATGGCATGA
- a CDS encoding flavodoxin domain-containing protein — protein sequence MNIHFLFGTETGSAEMLCEDIRDDLGDGFECEITSLGEVDPTTLDADTFYVFVSSTYGNGDLPVTAQPFYDKIVETGQDLSHVRFAIFGLGDMVFAETFAFGSKILMEKLVEQGATMVGERCVHDASSPEMPEDLGIPWAHDVLAQCKAQAA from the coding sequence ATGAACATCCACTTCCTGTTTGGCACCGAGACGGGCAGCGCCGAGATGCTGTGCGAAGATATTCGTGACGATCTGGGCGACGGGTTTGAGTGCGAGATCACCTCTCTGGGCGAGGTCGACCCGACCACGCTGGACGCCGATACGTTCTACGTCTTCGTCTCGTCCACCTATGGTAATGGCGACCTGCCGGTCACCGCGCAGCCCTTCTACGACAAGATCGTTGAGACCGGCCAAGACCTGTCCCATGTGCGCTTCGCCATCTTCGGCCTCGGGGACATGGTCTTTGCGGAGACCTTTGCCTTCGGCTCCAAGATCCTGATGGAAAAGCTGGTGGAGCAGGGAGCCACGATGGTCGGCGAGCGCTGTGTGCATGACGCGTCGTCGCCGGAGATGCCCGAAGATCTGGGGATCCCCTGGGCCCATGACGTGCTGGCGCAATGCAAGGCGCAGGCCGCCTGA
- a CDS encoding acyl-CoA thioesterase, whose amino-acid sequence MQPRPDSAFVHDVRVTWGDCDPAKIAYTGHLPRFALEAIDAWWSEYHGPGGWYHLELDTNVGTPFVRLEMDFKSPVTPRHILKCHTWPTRLGTKSITFRVDGVQDGVTCFVGAFTCVFTIADQFKSQPAPDHLRALIEPHIPA is encoded by the coding sequence ATGCAGCCGCGCCCCGACAGCGCTTTTGTCCACGACGTCCGCGTCACATGGGGCGACTGTGACCCGGCCAAGATCGCCTATACGGGCCACCTGCCTCGGTTCGCGCTTGAGGCCATAGATGCGTGGTGGTCTGAATATCACGGGCCCGGCGGTTGGTATCATCTGGAATTGGACACCAATGTCGGCACGCCCTTCGTGCGGCTGGAAATGGACTTCAAATCCCCCGTCACGCCCCGCCATATCCTGAAGTGCCACACCTGGCCGACCAGGTTGGGCACCAAGTCGATCACCTTTCGTGTCGACGGTGTCCAGGACGGTGTGACCTGCTTTGTAGGCGCGTTCACGTGTGTCTTCACCATCGCCGATCAATTCAAATCCCAGCCCGCGCCGGACCATCTGCGCGCGTTGATCGAACCCCATATTCCGGCCTGA
- a CDS encoding helix-turn-helix transcriptional regulator yields the protein MSSEDRHPPVAIDAAILALQARVGDRVRAARASKRISRRVLSETSGVSPRYLAQLEGGDGNISIGLLFRVADALDVSLEALVSACDLPADARRVGQAFADADPVIQARVRDLLSETTSRDSRLCLIGLRGAGKSTLGAAAAKALDVPFIELNRAIEAAGSMPIAEIMALYGAEGYRQLEADALDKIVAEQDRAIVAVAGGIVGEAKTFDRLLDRFHTVWVKTSPEEHMSRVRAQGDTRPMEGNPQAMAQLRLILTSREADYSRANAVLDTGGQSVDASLAGLLSLIEHHNFITKDLP from the coding sequence ATGTCCAGCGAAGACCGCCATCCCCCCGTTGCCATTGATGCCGCCATCCTGGCGCTTCAGGCCCGTGTCGGGGACCGGGTCCGGGCGGCGCGGGCGTCCAAGCGCATATCCCGGCGGGTGTTATCTGAAACCTCGGGCGTCTCGCCGCGCTATCTGGCGCAGTTGGAAGGCGGCGACGGCAATATCTCCATCGGACTCCTGTTCCGCGTTGCAGACGCCCTGGACGTGTCGCTGGAAGCGCTCGTCTCCGCCTGCGATCTGCCCGCCGACGCCCGCCGCGTGGGACAGGCTTTTGCAGACGCGGACCCGGTAATACAGGCCCGCGTGCGGGACCTGTTGTCAGAGACCACCTCAAGGGACAGCCGCCTGTGCCTGATCGGCCTGCGCGGGGCGGGGAAATCCACCCTCGGCGCTGCGGCGGCCAAAGCGCTGGACGTGCCCTTCATCGAGCTGAACCGCGCCATTGAAGCCGCGGGAAGTATGCCGATTGCCGAGATCATGGCGCTATACGGCGCTGAAGGGTATCGCCAGTTGGAGGCCGACGCGCTGGATAAGATCGTCGCCGAACAGGATCGCGCGATTGTGGCCGTGGCGGGCGGCATCGTGGGCGAGGCGAAGACATTCGACCGCCTGCTGGATCGCTTCCACACCGTTTGGGTGAAAACCTCCCCCGAAGAACATATGTCCCGCGTCCGAGCCCAGGGCGACACACGGCCCATGGAGGGGAACCCGCAAGCCATGGCGCAGTTGCGGCTGATCCTGACCAGCCGGGAGGCCGATTACAGCCGCGCCAATGCGGTGCTCGATACCGGCGGGCAAAGCGTCGATGCCTCGCTCGCGGGGTTGCTGTCACTGATCGAGCATCACAATTTCATAACAAAGGACCTGCCATGA